AGCCACACAGCAGCTGCGTCACGCGCCATAGTCTCGATTTCGCTAACTCGTCGCGCCTGTGTGACGGTGTCGAGATCACGGAACCGGATGATCCACCATTTGTCTTCAAGATCTGCTGTAGCGACCACACTATGCTTCTGCGAAATCCGAGTATCGGTCGACATCTCTTACCTCCACGATTTCGGGTATTCAGGAATGACCGTGATGATTTGACGAATAACACCCGGGGACACAGTTCGGTGACGGGGGACAGACAACCTGCCGTTGCCGTCCGGGCCCTGCCAGTGCGTGTGGCTCCCGGTGGTTCGAATTTGTACCCAGCCTGATTCTTCGAGGAACTTTCGTACCTCTCTGTACTTTACGGCGCGGACCACAGAATTTCAATCCCCTCTTGAAATGAGACTCGAACGAGTTATGGGTTCGATCCGGCACACAATCGAGAGTAGGCGAGGCCTCTGACAGAAGTAGCGGCCGCGACTCAGGGACGCGTCGCGTCGAGTGCAGCCGGCGGCGTCCACGTACGACCGTAGGCTGCCGCGATCGCCTGGTCGAGCTCGACGATCTCAAACTCGAAGCCGGAGTCCTCAAGCTTCTGCGGAATCACCGGTTGGTCAGCAAGCAGCATGTCGTCTGCAGCCACGCCGAGACCAGCGCGCATGAGGGGTGCGGCGATCCGCAGCCAGCTGGGCCTGCGAAGTTGGCGAGCGACAGCATCCGCTACGTCTGACTGCGTGTTGAGGGCGGGTGCAACGATGTTCACAGGGCCCGACACATCGACGGTCAGGATATGCTCGATCGCACGCGCCTCATCGGTCAGCGCCACCCAGGGCCAGCGCTGTGCGCCGGACCCGAAGGTCGGCGACACGTCGAAACGCGCGGCGAGGGTCAGCGGCGTCAGTGCCCCCATGGGGCCGAGTACAACTCCGGAGCGCAACAGCACGACACGCGTCGATTCCCGTGCCGGTGCCGTGGCTGCCTCCCACTCGGCGACCGCGTCGGCGAGAAACCCCGTGCCCTGCGCCGATTCTTCATCAAACGGGTCAAGAGCCGGGCCACGACCGTAGTATCCGACCGCCGACGCGTTGGCCCAGACGGTCGGTGGATGCTGCGACGCCGCGATCGCGGTCGCCATCGCGCTGGTGCTGCGCACGCGGCTCGACAGGATCTCGCGCCGGTAGGCGGCGGACCACGGGAGCCGCGACAGGCTCGCGCCCGAGAGTGAAATGACAGCATCCGCCCATTCGATCTGGCCGGAGGGAACGGTGCCGGAGCTGGGGTCCCACTGCACCTCAAGGCTGTGCCGGGGCGGGCGACGCACTAGAAGACGCACCTCGTGGCCCATGTCGCGCACACGCATGCGCACGGCCGTTCCGATCATGCCGCTGGCGCCCGAGAGCAGAACCCGCATTGTCATACGGCATCGTAGGCATGCGTGCGTGTGAATGGGGTGTGCACCGTGATGGATGCTGTGCGACGGTGCGAACCGAAGCAAGCGCCGAGACTAAGCCGCGATTCGCGCGAGCGCAAGCCTCTGACGAGGTTCGCCGGCAGAAACTACGGTGAACAGCACCGGCGCCGATTCGTGCCGCCGGTCGTTGCAGTCCAGATCATCACAGGTCGCAAGGGAGGAACCCGCCATGACGAACGACCAGCTGACTTTTCAGAACCCCGTAACCCGGTATCCGAAGATTGAGCCGCCGAAGCAGGACCAGCCGGAGCCGGGACTCGACGCCGATTTGAAACCGCACGCCGACCACGGCGAAGACACATACCGGGGCACCGGCCGGCTTGAGGGGCGCAAGGCGCTCATCACCGGAGGCGATTCCGGGATCGGAGCATCGGTTGCCATCGCGTTCGCGCGCGAGGGCGCGGATGTCGCGATTGCGTACCTGCCCTCAGAAGAGGAAGACTCTCAGCGCATTGCCGATCTGATTACGAAGGAAGGCAAGAAGGCCGTTGCTCTGCCCACGGACGTGAGCAGCGCCCAGAACTGCCGCGACCTCGTCGAGGCAGCGGTCGACGAACTCGGCGGGCTCGACATTCTGGTGAACAACGCGGGAAAGCAGATCGCACAGGAGTCGATCGAAGACATCTCCGACGAGCAGTTCGACGAGACGTTCAAGACGAACATCTATGCGATGTTCTGGACGGTGAAGGCAGCACTCACGCACCTGCAGCCGGGATCGTCGATTATCAACACCACGTCGGTGAATGCCTACCTGCCGTCGCCGACACTTCTCGATTACGCAACGACGAAGGGCGCGATCAACAACTTCACGAAGGGACTGTCGCAACAGCTCGCCTCACGCGGCATCCGTGTGAATGCCGTGGCGCCCGGGCCGTTCTGGACGCCGTTGCAGGTGTCGGACGGACAGCCGAAAGACAAGTTGCCGAAGTTCGGCACAGACACGCCCATCGGACGTGCCGGTCAGCCGACGGAGCTCGCGCCCGCCTACGTGTTTCTCGCGTCGAGTGAGTCGAGTTACGTGATGGGCGAAACGCTCAACGTCAACGGCGGAATGCCCACTCCGTAAGGCAGCGCGGCACCGTTTGCACGATAACCAGAGGAGAGATCGCACATGAGCATGGAAGATATTCGCACAGTCGCCGGTCTGGTGAAGAAGGCAAAGATTGCGCTGCTCACGACGCGCACGACCGAGGGGAAGCTCGTGAGCAGACCCCTTGCTGTTCAGGAGGTCGAATTTGACGGAGACTTGTGGTTCTTCAGCAAGGACCCGTCGCACAAGACCGAGCAGATTTCGCGCGATCCGCAGGTGAACGTGGCCATGCAGGCCGGTATGACCGACTACGTTTCGATCTCTGGTCATGCGGAAGTCGTGCATGACCGGTCCCGCGTTGACGAGTATTGGTCACCTGCGGTCGAGGCGTTCTTTCCCAGCGGCAAGGACGACCCCGAGTTGAGCCTCGTTGTGGTCCACGCCGATACGGCCGAGTACT
This DNA window, taken from Paramicrobacterium agarici, encodes the following:
- a CDS encoding TIGR01777 family oxidoreductase; the protein is MTMRVLLSGASGMIGTAVRMRVRDMGHEVRLLVRRPPRHSLEVQWDPSSGTVPSGQIEWADAVISLSGASLSRLPWSAAYRREILSSRVRSTSAMATAIAASQHPPTVWANASAVGYYGRGPALDPFDEESAQGTGFLADAVAEWEAATAPARESTRVVLLRSGVVLGPMGALTPLTLAARFDVSPTFGSGAQRWPWVALTDEARAIEHILTVDVSGPVNIVAPALNTQSDVADAVARQLRRPSWLRIAAPLMRAGLGVAADDMLLADQPVIPQKLEDSGFEFEIVELDQAIAAAYGRTWTPPAALDATRP
- a CDS encoding type II toxin-antitoxin system HicA family toxin, encoding MVRAVKYREVRKFLEESGWVQIRTTGSHTHWQGPDGNGRLSVPRHRTVSPGVIRQIITVIPEYPKSWR
- a CDS encoding glucose 1-dehydrogenase yields the protein MTNDQLTFQNPVTRYPKIEPPKQDQPEPGLDADLKPHADHGEDTYRGTGRLEGRKALITGGDSGIGASVAIAFAREGADVAIAYLPSEEEDSQRIADLITKEGKKAVALPTDVSSAQNCRDLVEAAVDELGGLDILVNNAGKQIAQESIEDISDEQFDETFKTNIYAMFWTVKAALTHLQPGSSIINTTSVNAYLPSPTLLDYATTKGAINNFTKGLSQQLASRGIRVNAVAPGPFWTPLQVSDGQPKDKLPKFGTDTPIGRAGQPTELAPAYVFLASSESSYVMGETLNVNGGMPTP
- a CDS encoding pyridoxamine 5'-phosphate oxidase family protein yields the protein MSMEDIRTVAGLVKKAKIALLTTRTTEGKLVSRPLAVQEVEFDGDLWFFSKDPSHKTEQISRDPQVNVAMQAGMTDYVSISGHAEVVHDRSRVDEYWSPAVEAFFPSGKDDPELSLVVVHADTAEYWKSDDPTVVTMFKLAKSSVTGEHPDAGTNKTLDL